A genomic stretch from Coffea arabica cultivar ET-39 chromosome 10c, Coffea Arabica ET-39 HiFi, whole genome shotgun sequence includes:
- the LOC113713201 gene encoding GDSL esterase/lipase At1g71250, with the protein MVNVEVLDRGMLLLSVVIKLTCLVLLIAEYPNGVKAASPPQVSAMFVFGDSLVDNGNNNFINSLAKSNYYPYGCDYDKGPNGRFSNGKNFADVLGELLGVAVAPPPFADPGTSGARLVGGVNYASAAAGILDESGRHYGDRYPLSQQVINFESNLSQLRNMMSGPDLTRYLSRALAVMVLGSNDYINNYLMPSLYTSSYNYTPSQFANLLLNHYARQLVALYSAGLRKFFLAGIGPLGCIPNQLATGRAAPGRCVDYVNQILGSFNEGLRRLVDIMNNGTHPGAMFVYGNSYAAIGDIINNPPRYGFSVWDRGCCGIGRNQGLITCLPFVTPCSDRKQYVFWDAFHPTQDVDAILARRAYSGPPSDCHPISVQQLALINF; encoded by the exons ATGGTTAACGTAGAGGTACTTGATAGGGGAATGCTGTTGTTGTCTGTCGTGATCAAACTAACGTGTTTGGTGTTGTTAATTGCTGAATATCCAAATGGTGTCAAAGCTGCTTCGCCGCCGCAGGTTTCGGCCATGTTTGTGTTTGGAGATTCATTGGTTGACAATGGCAACAACAATTTCATCAACTCCCTAGCAAAATCCAACTATTACCCTTATGGCTGCGATTACGACAAAGGCCCCAACGGAAGATTTTCTAATGGCAAAAATTTTGCTGATGTTCTAG GAGAACTATTGGGTGTGGCAGTAGCTCCACCGCCATTCGCAGACCCAGGCACGTCAGGGGCAAGACTTGTTGGGGGAGTTAACTATGCTTCCGCGGCTGCCGGTATCCTGGATGAATCCGGCCGCCACTAC GGAGATCGGTATCCCCTGAGCCAACAGGTGATCAATTTCGAGAGCAACTTGAGTCAGTTGCGAAACATGATGTCCGGTCCAGACCTCACCCGATACCTGTCCAGAGCCTTAGCAGTAATGGTGCTTGGGAGCAATGACTACATCAACAACTATCTGATGCCATCCCTTTACACTTCCAGCTACAACTACACCCCTTCCCAGTTCGCCAACCTTCTCCTCAATCACTACGCCCGCCAGCTGGTGGCCCTCTACAGCGCCGGGCTCAGAAAGTTTTTTCTGGCTGGCATTGGCCCCCTGGGATGCATCCCCAATCAGCTGGCGACCGGTCGAGCAGCTCCCGGCAGGTGCGTCGACTACGTCAACCAAATCCTTGGTTCTTTCAACGAAGGACTCCGAAGGCTTGTTGACATTATGAACAACGGCACCCACCCCGGTGCAATGTTTGTCTACGGAAATTCCTACGCCGCCATTGGCGACATTATTAACAATCCTCCCAGATACg GTTTTAGCGTTTGGGATAGAGGTTGCTGTGGGATAGGCAGGAATCAGGGGCTGATAACTTGTCTGCCATTTGTGACTCCATGCTCAGATCGAAAGCAATACGTGTTTTGGGATGCATTCCATCCAACTCAAGACGTTGATGCCATCCTCGCACGGAGGGCCTATTCCGGTCCACCTTCCGATTGTCACCCCATCAGCGTCCAACAACTGGCTCTCATTAACTTCTGA
- the LOC113714907 gene encoding DNA repair RAD52-like protein 1, mitochondrial, translated as MAGGRLQTTAINSLLKGGRGSDCFSKLLGSGQQQRSIAAKPKTFDTAAVAHTDSSPSADADAAYPKQSDFPHHHHHHHDAVDSGGVPTSGISRPLSEILKELNKKVPDSLISARTEPNGFSVKYIPWHIVNRILNLHAPEWSGEVRSITYSADGKSVSVIYRVTLYGTDAEIYRESTGTASVGEPGYGDAVQKAEAMAFRRACARFGLGLHLYHEDTL; from the exons ATGGCGGGGGGGCGTTTGCAAACAACTGCAATAAATTCTCTACTTAAAGGAGGCAGAGGCAGCGACTGCTTCAGTAAACTGCTTGGCAGTGGGCAGCAGCAGCGCTCCATCGCTGCCAAACCTAAAACTTTTGACACTGCTGCTGTTGCTCATACTGATTCATCACCATCAGCTGATGCTGATGCTGCTTATCCAAAGCAATCTGATttcccccaccaccaccaccaccaccacgaCGCCGTCGATTCCGGTGGGGTGCCCACTTCAGGAATAAGCAGACCCCTTTCGGAAATCTTGAAAGAGCTCAACAAGAAAGTACCAGATTCTCTCATCAGTGCCCGCACCGAACCCAATGGCTTCTCCGTCAAATACATCCCCTG GCACATAGTCAATCGGATTTTGAACTTGCATGCTCCAG AGTGGTCTGGTGAAGTTCGGAGCATCACTTATTCAGCTGATGGGAAGTCAGTTTCTGTCATTTATCGTGTAACATTGTATGGAACTGATGCAGAG ATATATCGGGAGTCAACAGGAACTGCGTCTGTAGGCGAACCGGGTTATGGGGATGCAGTGCAGAAGGCAGAAGCAATGGCATTTCGTCGAGCATGTGCTCGCTTTGGGCTGGGGCTTCATCTTTATCACGAGGACACGCTGTGA
- the LOC113715169 gene encoding uncharacterized protein isoform X1, translated as MTPANLAGQFGDTTYTKVFVGGLAWETQKETMKKYFEQFGEILEAVVITDKTTGRSKGYGFVTFREPDAAMRACVDAAPVIDGRRANCNLASLGVQRSKPSTPKQGGGGRNFRVMSAFQAAAGGGGYQGTAFPSATFPHYAIQQGIPYNLYGYSPYSADYTYPTSYYSIYGGTTTAQYPVYGTGAAGGMSMITGGGAAAAAAAAAAAAFYPYLNFADGSGGGATAAAYTSSHGYAGVQYPNHHLFQYSAALNSAAGAYTQHYGAAAGTPISLAPPTPPLQSGVTMALHATIPHR; from the exons ATGACTCCAGCTAACTTGGCAGGGCAGTTTGGAGACACCACTTATACGAAAGTGTTTGTTGGGGGATTAGCTTGGGAGACTCAGAAGGAAACCATGAAGAAGTACTTTGAACAGTTCGGTGAGATCTTGGAGGCTGTGGTCATTACTGATAAGACTACCGGAAGATCCAAGGGCTATGGATTT GTAACCTTTCGCGAGCCAGACGCAGCCATGAGAGCTTGTGTTGATGCTGCTCCTGTGATTGACGGGAGGAGGGCCAACTGCAATCTTGCCTCCTTAGGTGTTCAAAGATCTAAGCCTTCCACCCCAAAGCAAG GAGGTGGAGGAAGGAACTTTAGGGTAATGAGCGCATTCCAGGCGGCCGCTGGAGGAGGGGGATATCAAGGCACAGCTTTCCCTTCGGCAACTTTCCCTCATTATGCCATACAACAAGGAATTCCTTATAATCTATACGG GTACTCTCCATACTCAGCAGATTACACTTATCCAACG AGTTACTACAGCATATACGGCGGGACAACAACTGCTCAATATCCCGTGTATGGAACTGGAGCTGCTGGGGGAATGTCCATGATCACCGGAGGAGGAGCAGCAGcagccgccgccgccgccgctgCAGCCGCCTTCTACCCTTATCTGAATTTCGCGGATGGCAGCGGGGGAGGAGCTACCGCTGCCGCCTACACTTCCAGCCACGGCTATGCAGGCGTTCAATACCCCAATCATCATCTCTTCCAGTACTCTGCCGCCCTTAATTCCGCCGCTGGAGCTTATACCCAACACTATGGTGCTGCTGCGGGTACCCCCATCTCCCTTGCGCCCCCCACCCCGCCACTGCAATCAG GCGTGACCATGGCTCTGCATGCAACGATCCCTCATCGTTAA
- the LOC113715169 gene encoding uncharacterized protein isoform X3, with product MTPANLAGQFGDTTYTKVFVGGLAWETQKETMKKYFEQFGEILEAVVITDKTTGRSKGYGFVTFREPDAAMRACVDAAPVIDGRRANCNLASLGVQRSKPSTPKQGGGGRNFRVMSAFQAAAGGGGYQGTAFPSATFPHYAIQQGIPYNLYGYSPYSADYTYPTSYYSIYGGTTTAQYPVYGTGAAGGMSMITGGGAAAAAAAAAAAAFYPYLNFADGSGGGATAAAYTSSHGYAGVQYPNHHLFQYSAALNSAAGAYTQHYGAAAGTPISLAPPTPPLQSVCFAVPQA from the exons ATGACTCCAGCTAACTTGGCAGGGCAGTTTGGAGACACCACTTATACGAAAGTGTTTGTTGGGGGATTAGCTTGGGAGACTCAGAAGGAAACCATGAAGAAGTACTTTGAACAGTTCGGTGAGATCTTGGAGGCTGTGGTCATTACTGATAAGACTACCGGAAGATCCAAGGGCTATGGATTT GTAACCTTTCGCGAGCCAGACGCAGCCATGAGAGCTTGTGTTGATGCTGCTCCTGTGATTGACGGGAGGAGGGCCAACTGCAATCTTGCCTCCTTAGGTGTTCAAAGATCTAAGCCTTCCACCCCAAAGCAAG GAGGTGGAGGAAGGAACTTTAGGGTAATGAGCGCATTCCAGGCGGCCGCTGGAGGAGGGGGATATCAAGGCACAGCTTTCCCTTCGGCAACTTTCCCTCATTATGCCATACAACAAGGAATTCCTTATAATCTATACGG GTACTCTCCATACTCAGCAGATTACACTTATCCAACG AGTTACTACAGCATATACGGCGGGACAACAACTGCTCAATATCCCGTGTATGGAACTGGAGCTGCTGGGGGAATGTCCATGATCACCGGAGGAGGAGCAGCAGcagccgccgccgccgccgctgCAGCCGCCTTCTACCCTTATCTGAATTTCGCGGATGGCAGCGGGGGAGGAGCTACCGCTGCCGCCTACACTTCCAGCCACGGCTATGCAGGCGTTCAATACCCCAATCATCATCTCTTCCAGTACTCTGCCGCCCTTAATTCCGCCGCTGGAGCTTATACCCAACACTATGGTGCTGCTGCGGGTACCCCCATCTCCCTTGCGCCCCCCACCCCGCCACTGCAATCAG TTTGTTTTGCTGTGCCGCAGGCGTGA
- the LOC113715169 gene encoding uncharacterized protein isoform X2, with protein MTPANLAGQFGDTTYTKVFVGGLAWETQKETMKKYFEQFGEILEAVVITDKTTGRSKGYGFVTFREPDAAMRACVDAAPVIDGRRANCNLASLGVQRSKPSTPKQGGGRNFRVMSAFQAAAGGGGYQGTAFPSATFPHYAIQQGIPYNLYGYSPYSADYTYPTSYYSIYGGTTTAQYPVYGTGAAGGMSMITGGGAAAAAAAAAAAAFYPYLNFADGSGGGATAAAYTSSHGYAGVQYPNHHLFQYSAALNSAAGAYTQHYGAAAGTPISLAPPTPPLQSGVTMALHATIPHR; from the exons ATGACTCCAGCTAACTTGGCAGGGCAGTTTGGAGACACCACTTATACGAAAGTGTTTGTTGGGGGATTAGCTTGGGAGACTCAGAAGGAAACCATGAAGAAGTACTTTGAACAGTTCGGTGAGATCTTGGAGGCTGTGGTCATTACTGATAAGACTACCGGAAGATCCAAGGGCTATGGATTT GTAACCTTTCGCGAGCCAGACGCAGCCATGAGAGCTTGTGTTGATGCTGCTCCTGTGATTGACGGGAGGAGGGCCAACTGCAATCTTGCCTCCTTAGGTGTTCAAAGATCTAAGCCTTCCACCCCAAAGCAAG GTGGAGGAAGGAACTTTAGGGTAATGAGCGCATTCCAGGCGGCCGCTGGAGGAGGGGGATATCAAGGCACAGCTTTCCCTTCGGCAACTTTCCCTCATTATGCCATACAACAAGGAATTCCTTATAATCTATACGG GTACTCTCCATACTCAGCAGATTACACTTATCCAACG AGTTACTACAGCATATACGGCGGGACAACAACTGCTCAATATCCCGTGTATGGAACTGGAGCTGCTGGGGGAATGTCCATGATCACCGGAGGAGGAGCAGCAGcagccgccgccgccgccgctgCAGCCGCCTTCTACCCTTATCTGAATTTCGCGGATGGCAGCGGGGGAGGAGCTACCGCTGCCGCCTACACTTCCAGCCACGGCTATGCAGGCGTTCAATACCCCAATCATCATCTCTTCCAGTACTCTGCCGCCCTTAATTCCGCCGCTGGAGCTTATACCCAACACTATGGTGCTGCTGCGGGTACCCCCATCTCCCTTGCGCCCCCCACCCCGCCACTGCAATCAG GCGTGACCATGGCTCTGCATGCAACGATCCCTCATCGTTAA